From Mauremys reevesii isolate NIE-2019 linkage group 10, ASM1616193v1, whole genome shotgun sequence, the proteins below share one genomic window:
- the ISLR gene encoding immunoglobulin superfamily containing leucine-rich repeat protein isoform X1, producing MYNHLDAPTCCGEMMSPFLCLWIATFFAVSQGCPEPCTCVEKKYGRQLAECAYRGLQAVPAGLPSNVTTLTLSANKITSLQQSSFLDVTQVQSLWLAHNEICAIEEGTFARLLHLKNIDLSHNQLVDFPWRDLYNLSALQLLKMNNNQLVKLPWEAFHTLKDLRSLWINDNKFTTIAQGTFDAMSSLSQLQIYNNPLNCTCRLLWLKTWAENTLISIPKRDSISCAAPESLRGIPLGKIPKLQCTPPSVQLTYHPNLDNTVLYDGLMLMLHCSVTGSPQPEIRWKIQTFSQGTEINGPNVERDGNDLSAGGSKQNAESFLLFKNGTLVIPNFSKQEEGTYTCLATNEVGTREVSVNVALANSENTVEDLLRNNLATSKLGAKHCNKEAQANSSKAGEKLVIIYRVPAGMGSSDGGTLMESHLWAYMLCLVIFLYC from the coding sequence GAGAAATGATGAGTCCATTTCTCTGCCTGTGGATTGCAACTTTCTTTGCGGTGAGCCAGGGCTGCCCGGAGCCCTGCACTTGTGTAGAAAAAAAATATGGCCGCCAGCTAGCAGAATGTGCTTACAGAGGTCTCCAGGCGGTTCCCGCAGGGCTGCCCTCCAACGTGACCACCCTCACCCTGTCTGCCAACAAGATCACCTCCCTACAGCAGAGCTCCTTTCTGGATGTCACCCAGGTACAGTCACTGTGGCTGGCGCACAATGAAATCTGTGCCATTGAGGAAGGCACCTTTGCCAGGCTGCTGCATTTGAAAAACATAGACCTCAGCCATAACCAGCTTGTGGACTTCCCCTGGAGGGATCTGTACAACCTCAGTGCCCTGCAGCTGCTGAAGATGAACAACAACCAGCTTGTGAAGCTGCCCTGGGAGGCCTTCCACACCCTGAAAGACCTGAGGTCCCTGTGGATCAATGACAACAAGTTCACCACCATCGCCCAGGGCACTTTTGATGCCATGAGTTCACTGTCCCAGTTGCAGATCTACAATAACCCATTGAACTGCACCTGCAGGCTCCTGTGGCTGAAGACCTGGGCTGAGAACACCCTGATCTCCATCCCCAAGAGGGACTCCATCAGCTGTGCAGCCCCGGAAAGCCTCAGAGGCATCCCCCTGGGGAAGATCCCTAAACTTCAATGTACACCTCCCTCTGTGCAGCTGACGTACCACCCCAACCTGGACAACACCGTGCTGTATGATGGGCTCATGCTCATGCTGCACTGCAGTGTcacaggcagcccccagccagagATTAGATGGAAGATCCAGACCTTTAGCCAAGGAACAGAGATAAATGGGCCCAATGTGGAAAGAGATGGGAATGACCTATCTGCTGGGGGCTCCAAGCAGAATGCAGAGAGCTTTCTGCTCTTCAAGAATGGTACCCTGGTCATCCCCAACTTCAGCAAGCAAGAGGAAGGGACCTACACCTGCCTGGCCACCAATGAGGTTGGTACTCGCGAGGTCTCAGTCAACGTGGCATTGGCCAATTCAGAGAACACAGTGGAAGATCTGCTCAGAAACAATCTCGCAACCAGTAAGCTTGGAGCCAAACACTGCAACAAGGAAGCCCAAGCCAATTCCTCCAAGGCTGGAGAAAAGCTTGTGATCATTTACCGTGTTCCTGCAGGGATGGGGAGCAGTGATGGAGGCACTCTTATGGAGTCACATCTCTGGGCTTACATGCTCTGTTTAGTCATTTTCCTTTACTGTTAA
- the ISLR gene encoding immunoglobulin superfamily containing leucine-rich repeat protein isoform X2: MMSPFLCLWIATFFAVSQGCPEPCTCVEKKYGRQLAECAYRGLQAVPAGLPSNVTTLTLSANKITSLQQSSFLDVTQVQSLWLAHNEICAIEEGTFARLLHLKNIDLSHNQLVDFPWRDLYNLSALQLLKMNNNQLVKLPWEAFHTLKDLRSLWINDNKFTTIAQGTFDAMSSLSQLQIYNNPLNCTCRLLWLKTWAENTLISIPKRDSISCAAPESLRGIPLGKIPKLQCTPPSVQLTYHPNLDNTVLYDGLMLMLHCSVTGSPQPEIRWKIQTFSQGTEINGPNVERDGNDLSAGGSKQNAESFLLFKNGTLVIPNFSKQEEGTYTCLATNEVGTREVSVNVALANSENTVEDLLRNNLATSKLGAKHCNKEAQANSSKAGEKLVIIYRVPAGMGSSDGGTLMESHLWAYMLCLVIFLYC; this comes from the coding sequence ATGATGAGTCCATTTCTCTGCCTGTGGATTGCAACTTTCTTTGCGGTGAGCCAGGGCTGCCCGGAGCCCTGCACTTGTGTAGAAAAAAAATATGGCCGCCAGCTAGCAGAATGTGCTTACAGAGGTCTCCAGGCGGTTCCCGCAGGGCTGCCCTCCAACGTGACCACCCTCACCCTGTCTGCCAACAAGATCACCTCCCTACAGCAGAGCTCCTTTCTGGATGTCACCCAGGTACAGTCACTGTGGCTGGCGCACAATGAAATCTGTGCCATTGAGGAAGGCACCTTTGCCAGGCTGCTGCATTTGAAAAACATAGACCTCAGCCATAACCAGCTTGTGGACTTCCCCTGGAGGGATCTGTACAACCTCAGTGCCCTGCAGCTGCTGAAGATGAACAACAACCAGCTTGTGAAGCTGCCCTGGGAGGCCTTCCACACCCTGAAAGACCTGAGGTCCCTGTGGATCAATGACAACAAGTTCACCACCATCGCCCAGGGCACTTTTGATGCCATGAGTTCACTGTCCCAGTTGCAGATCTACAATAACCCATTGAACTGCACCTGCAGGCTCCTGTGGCTGAAGACCTGGGCTGAGAACACCCTGATCTCCATCCCCAAGAGGGACTCCATCAGCTGTGCAGCCCCGGAAAGCCTCAGAGGCATCCCCCTGGGGAAGATCCCTAAACTTCAATGTACACCTCCCTCTGTGCAGCTGACGTACCACCCCAACCTGGACAACACCGTGCTGTATGATGGGCTCATGCTCATGCTGCACTGCAGTGTcacaggcagcccccagccagagATTAGATGGAAGATCCAGACCTTTAGCCAAGGAACAGAGATAAATGGGCCCAATGTGGAAAGAGATGGGAATGACCTATCTGCTGGGGGCTCCAAGCAGAATGCAGAGAGCTTTCTGCTCTTCAAGAATGGTACCCTGGTCATCCCCAACTTCAGCAAGCAAGAGGAAGGGACCTACACCTGCCTGGCCACCAATGAGGTTGGTACTCGCGAGGTCTCAGTCAACGTGGCATTGGCCAATTCAGAGAACACAGTGGAAGATCTGCTCAGAAACAATCTCGCAACCAGTAAGCTTGGAGCCAAACACTGCAACAAGGAAGCCCAAGCCAATTCCTCCAAGGCTGGAGAAAAGCTTGTGATCATTTACCGTGTTCCTGCAGGGATGGGGAGCAGTGATGGAGGCACTCTTATGGAGTCACATCTCTGGGCTTACATGCTCTGTTTAGTCATTTTCCTTTACTGTTAA